Proteins from a genomic interval of Arvicanthis niloticus isolate mArvNil1 chromosome 26, mArvNil1.pat.X, whole genome shotgun sequence:
- the LOC143439009 gene encoding olfactory receptor 8G50-like has translation MADRNSSTVTDFILAGLTDKPELQLPLFLLFLGIYLFTVLGNLGMIILILLSSHLHTPMYFFLSSLSFIDLCYSTVITPKMLVNFVALKNVISYQECMTQLYFFLAFVISECHMLAAMAYDRYAAICNPLLYNVTMSYQVCSWMVGGVYGMGFIGAAVHTLCMLRVVFCKANIINHYFCDLFPLMELACSSTYVNEVVLLCFSAFNIFIPTLTILGSYLFIIASILRIKSTDGRFKAFSTCSSHFSAVSVFFGSLAFMYLQPFSVSSKDKGKVSSVFYTTIVPMLNPMIYSLRNKDVKLALNKLFQKKFHV, from the coding sequence ATGGCAGATAGAAATTCCTCCACAGTGACTGACTTCATCCTTGCTGGGTTAACAGACAAACCAGAGCTGCAGCTGcccctgttcctcctcttccttggaaTCTACCTGTTTACAGTGCTGGGGAATCTGGGCATGATCATCCTGATCCTGCTCAGCTCCCACctgcacacccccatgtacttcttcctcagcagTCTGTCCTTCATTGACCTCTGTTACTCCACTGTCATCACCCCCAAAATGCTGGTCAACTTTGTGGCCCTGAAGAATGTCATCTCCTATCAGGAATGTATGACTCAGCTCtatttcttccttgcttttgttATATCTGAGTGTCATATGTTGGCTGCAATGGCATATGACCGCTATGCTGCCATTTGTAATCCCTTGCTCTACAATGTCACCATGTCTTACCAAGTCTGTTCCTGGATGGTAGGTGGAGTGTATGGCATGGGCTTCATTGGTGCAGCAGTTCATACTCTCTGCATGCTCAGAGTGGTTTTCTGTAAGGCTAATATAATAAACCATTACTTCTGTGATCTTTTCCCATTGATGGAGCTTGCCTGCTCCAGTACTTATGTCAATGAGGTAGTACTCCTGTGTTTCAGtgctttcaatatttttattccaACGTTGACCATCCTGGGCTCTTACCTCTTCATCATCGCTAGCATCCTTCGTATCAAATCCACTGATGGCAGATTCAAAGCCTTTAGCACATGTAGCTCCCACTTCTCTGCCgtttctgtcttctttggttCCTTGGCATTTATGTACCTACAGCCCTTCTCCGTCAGCTCCAAAGACAAAGGCAAAGTGTCCTCTGTGTTTTACACTACTATTGTGCCCATGCTGAACCCCATGATCTATAGCCTGAGAAATAAGGATGTTAAACTTGCTCTAAATAAGTTATTTCAAAAGAAGTTTCATGTGTAG